The Corynebacterium minutissimum genome includes the window GCCGGCACCATCGTTTGGACAACCGATGCCAACACCACCAAGGCAATGGCCGTGAGCTTTAGCGCGGTCACGCCCGGGGATAGGAGGAGCCAGCCGAAGAAGGCGGCGAACACCGGCTCGAGGGCGATGAGGATGGAAAACACATTGGGGGCAAGGCGCTTGAGAGCGATGAACTCGAGTGAGTAGGGGATAAGTGATGCCAGCACGCCCGTTCCCAACGCCACGAACAGCAACCACGGATCGCTGACCAGCACTAGCGCGCCGCGCGGGTTGAGCGGCTCTCCGGTCAACGAGTCCACGCCCAGTAGGGCCATGCCGATGAGGGCGAGGGTGACGCAGGTGGCGTCGCGAAGCGACCGCGACAGCACCGCCGCTAACAGCAACGGGCCCACGAACTCAATGGTTACCGCGGGGCCTAGCGGAACCACGCGTAGAAGAAGCCATTCATCAACCCCAATGACACGCCAAACAGCGCAGCCGAAATCCACTTTTAACGGTTCCACGTGTGCGCTTTTGGACGCGCGATGAGCAACAGGATTGCCG containing:
- a CDS encoding EamA family transporter, with product MEPLKVDFGCAVWRVIGVDEWLLLRVVPLGPAVTIEFVGPLLLAAVLSRSLRDATCVTLALIGMALLGVDSLTGEPLNPRGALVLVSDPWLLFVALGTGVLASLIPYSLEFIALKRLAPNVFSILIALEPVFAAFFGWLLLSPGVTALKLTAIALVVLASVVQTMVPARGHIIFRTIALRPRRPRAPWRFRRPQN